A stretch of DNA from Paramormyrops kingsleyae isolate MSU_618 chromosome 15, PKINGS_0.4, whole genome shotgun sequence:
TACCAAGCCATGGCCTACGACCTCATCCCATTGGAGAATGACACATACAAGTCCGTCCAGTTGGTCTATTAATCCCAAAACCTATCCTTTAAATTTATCCAGTCTCTGAAACATGTTCGGAGAGCAGAAGCAGGCTTGCAGTATTACCTGTAGAGCTGTGCTCTTCGCATTGACCTTGATCTGCTTGACTTTCATTGGACGTCCAGGTTCCGCAATAAAGACGGTTTGATGAAGGAGACACAGCTGGACGAAAGCGATGACCTTTGGGTCAGACTTCGACACCTGCACATTGCAGAAGTTTCTGAGTAAGCGTGTCAAAATCACAGTCTGAAATAAATTTGTCTTGTTGATAATTTGCTCTGTATTGCTCTAAACTCTTTACTCATGCAGGAAATGTAATACTTTTAGACAGATCCCTAAGCTACTGAAGGAGATCTCTGCAAACAAGAAACAGACAGACGAAAAGGTGTGGTGGCACTGTGAAACATTAAGGGCCTTGATCTGATCTGAGTTCACCTTCAAGCAGTTTATTTGATgttgtactttgtttttttaGATGTCAATCAGTGGTCTGGCGCAGCTCATGCAGAGGATGCCCAACCACCGTAAGCAGCTTGCACAGGTTAGTGCCGACATCCGTTTCACTAGCTTGGGGGATCAGTCTACATTGTGGTTTGATATTTTGTTCCCAGTGCTCGTTCGTTTGCACCATAAATTGTTTTGCATGGCTGCTTGAGAATAATCATTTGTATctgttttattctttattaatcattttgttAATTCATTTTCAAACAATTGTTGACTATTGTTTCATTTCACAATTAATAAAGTACATTTGTAGATTATTTTGCGGCACTGTGCAGTACTGTACTCagcctaattctcaagagaTGACATAGCATTGAACAATATCATGTATCAAGGGATGACGGAACAATGAAAatcatgatttttttatatagaaCAAACACTGCATTAACATGAATCAGGGAGAACTCTAGATGCAGACTGGATGAGACGTGTGGGTTTGGGAACAAAGGGGGATGAGTCGTACTGGGGGGTGTGTCGTACTGGGCATGACTGGGCCGGTGGATTTACAGCCTGTACTTGCAGTTTGAAacttttgaaccatttatttctgGAATTCTCCAATTTTTCTTCAGACCACAGTAAACCACGGATAACTAACTGGTTCCACTGTATTCCAGGGGTGGGGTTGGAAAGGGATGATATTAAAGAATCTCTTCAGCTACGATTAATTTATCCAGTAGATAACTCAAGAATTTAGTTTGTATTCACTAGCTGTCTTCATGACATGGCTCCTCTCATGGCATTTTTATACAGCTAAAAAGCTTGGCCACCCTCAGATTTGAAGATTTTGGTTATTTCATGCTGAACCTGACATGTGCAAGATGTTACAGGTGACttgatgtttttcattttaattgcaGAAAGCTACTCACCTTACATTAACAGAGGACTGTATGAACTGCTTTCAGAAGAATGTGGAGAAACTGTGTAAAGTTGAACAGGTAGTGTTTTAAAactttttgaaaaaaaatatgttagCATTAAGTCAAACTCTGCAGTTAATGTGTAATAGGCTTTGAAATATACAGCAGTATGTCACTGTTATGGGTAATTAAGTAATtaaggtccagagagtaaaagtccagactgggATTTTGTAATTCAAGTCTCTCTGGActtgaattacccaactctggttATGGATcagtggaagatggatggatattaacaGTTAGAAATCAATTGGTATTGTTTGCGATGCTCAGAGTTATATGAGTAATGAATATTCAAAAGGCCATTCAGGCGGTTTCTTAAACAGAAATAGGTGTAAACATTCGTTATGAAACGTGGACTGCTCCTTTCCTCAGGATTTGGCCACAGGCACTGATGTAGACGGTCAAAAAATAAAGGACCCCATGAGGACCCTCCTTCCTGTGCTGCTAAATCCTCATTGCACCCAAGACAAGATCCGTGCTGTGCTGCTTTACGTTTTCAGCCTGAACGGTTTGCTTTCAATTATGGCACACTTTTCCTTTTAACACTGAAAATGCAGCTTTCTGTCATAAACAGCTTTCATAAAACCCCCGAGTCTGATATTTGTCTTGTCtgctcctgtagctcaacaaaTAGAACACTTTGCTGATAACCCTAAGGTTGTGTGTTCAGATCCCAAGGAAAACACACATAATTTGTAATTCTTCCattaagttgctttggataagagTGTCAAATGAAATTAATGCTACATGCATTTAATAACATGCTATTCACTGATAGAGACTTCTAAGCGTTTATGTAAGTcactctggctaagggcgtctgccaaatgctgtaaatgtaattaCCGATTGCCATTCATTTTTGTTACAAAGTACAGGATGAATAAAGTAGCTTTCTGTGCTTTTTTCCCATTAGGGACAACTGAAGAGAACCTGAATAAACTCCTTCAGCACGTTAATGCTGAGGATGCAATGGAGTACATCCTGAACTGGAGAGAGCTTGGAGTTCCCATCATCTCTTCGGTATGTGATTTGGGGGTTTGCGTGTAAACCCACTAGTGTGGATTTTAATGTGAGTGTTTTTATGTATATGAGGCATGTTCTCACAGTGCTCTCAGTCTTCCTCTGCATGCTCTGGCTCAGTCCAAAAATGTACAGTTTTTCTTCCTCTCAGTACagttttgcttcctctcagcacacctgtaccaggtatttggtgttcctgattggcggggagctgggagggagcaaaaacgtggactgggttgggaaacactgatctactGAGTAAACCGCTGTGGAGTATGGATGGGTAAACATACTGtatgcatatatttttaaaaactttttttttccccccagctATCATTGTTCTCGACACGCAAACCATCGCGGAGGGACCGTTCTAACGAAGAAAAGTACAACCTCTCTCGCTGGACACCGGTCATTAAAGACGTGATGGAGGTCAGCGTGTCTTGGAAATCTCACTAGCCCCCTAGAAATCACCAGACAGCAAGGTCGATCCTGTGTGAAACACAGGCACGGTGCACCTTAACGGACacgtgaaaagaaaaaaaaaaacaatatccaATGTCACTTCTGCTGAGAAAGCATGAGCTTTAAAGGACCACTTCTGTCTAAGTGTAGGCCAACATGCATCACTACACTACTGGCTCTAAGCCTTTTTCAAATTTGCAGTACATTCATTGGTCTGAACTCACACCTTCTTCTTCAACCTAGAATTGTAATACCTGTAGGTtattgaagaagaaaaaacatttcACCAGCCATTTAGTCTCTTCTTAAAGCTTTAATGTGCTTTACTGCATATTATGGGCTAAAACCGTATATTTACAGGTTGTGTGGCAGATTATTACCCCTGAATGTTTTAATGACATTCAGTGGAAATGTGACGGCTGTTCTTGCTCGAACCTCAGGATGTTTTGGAGAATAAGCTGGATGCCAAAGAGTGGCCCCAGCAGTCAGAAACTGCAGCCGGCTGGCACAGCGCCGCAGTGGTGAGGTATGAGCGCATCTTCGTCACTGGATCAGGTGACGCAGTGGTTAACGACACAGGCCCATAACCTGAAGATCATTGGTTCAAATTTCAGTTGGTGTTTCCATGTATGGCACCTTACTTAACCAGGTCTTGTATGTGCTTAAAAGGGGGGTTTCTCCTGTTTGCAAGCCCATATCATTGCCTGATTCACAACACTCCTTGTTGCACAGGAAGTAGTAGTAAAAAGTGAATTTATCAACAGGAAACAGAATGTGTAGGTGTTTTCCCTTTTAGTCATTTCATTTGTCTTTACAACTTTTGTTTTCACTTTTGCTACAGTAAGAAACATAGGCAACAtaaataataatcttaacaagcATGTTGCAGTATTTGGTGCAGATTCAGGGAAAGTCTGACCCCCTCCACAGCTGGACTCTGGTAGAACCAGCTGTGATCCACAGTAAGTCTTTGCGCCAGTCTGCTTTCCTGTTGTCACAGCGCCCGGCAGAAGCAGAAGTCCAGCAGCCAGGAGCTCCTGCGCGCCAGGTCCCGCCTCATTATCTTCATCATTGGTGGGATGAGCTACTCAGAGATGCGTTGCGCCTACGAAGTCACGCAGGCGTTCAAGTCCTGCGAGGTCATCATGGGTTGGTATCCCTTCAGTTCCATGGATGGTTATTAAGACTGGCTGCTTGTAAAACCGTCATTATTACCTGTCGTTTTAGGATCGTCGCATATTCTGACGCCCACTGGTCTCCTAGATGACATTAAGGCCCTCAGCCAGCCCCCTACAGAAGAGATGGCAGTGCTGGAGGTGGCAGAGTAGACACTCAGTCTCACTGTTGCCCACATAAAGCCCCCAACAGGAAGTCACAAGGGGCTACTTCCTGTCTATAAATCTGATGGAGGTGTGAGTTATTACCTGGTGTGTGTAATTCTTTAAAGAAAAAGATTAATGACCAAACCGATGTGAGCTACTGTTACTGTAAAGATGACTTATTGAATTATTGAGATACAAACTTTATAGAGCGTGTGCATGTCTAATACAGACAAGAAAATCTTTCAGTGGTTTGGCTTCCTGTACTGTATACTTGCAAATATAACCAGAGGctgtaatttttaaatgaatgtctTATATATAATAACTGGTTAAGAAGCGGATTATGTTGTTAATTACAATTGTTTGCAACAGTATTCCATATATTTATTACAGTATTTTCTCTTTAGGTACACATAAAGGCTAGATTTGGTGAAATATGAGCCATTTGAGTATTATGTGCAAACTATGTGTTTAAACATCTACTCTTCTTCATCCAGTTTTGTAAGAATATATAgataaatgaaatgtgattgaaGTTTTGAAAATAAAACTTCATATGAAGTGCACGTTCTGTACTGTGTTGATCTTCCATGCCGCCTTTCCAGTAGAGCATCACGGTGAGCCTGGAGTCAGAAACACCCTTCAGTTTAGTGACAAATTAACCAAAGTGAATGTTTTGCGACTCTAAGTGAAAATCTATATAAACGGAGAATGAGCTGGGATGGAAATAAGTCCACAACTCTGGAGGCGTTAGCATGCAGTACTAACCTCTCTGCTGATTTTGTACTCATAAAATTTTAAAGTATGCGTATATCTCTGATATTACTGAGTAAAGATTAAATGATCGAACGTCGATTCAGGAAAGTACAGCAATTTTTTAGAGTGTATTTCCTCAACACCTTGTCAGCTGCAATAGTAAATGATTTAGACACTTTTATTGTTAAAGAAGTCTGGACCAGGGGAATTACAATTCGTCACAAATCTGAGTATGGCTCTGTCTTTATTCATTGCAAGAACTGGGTCTTCTTCAGTGCAGGTGtggaaaacaggaaaaaaaacagctaatcAGATGCCACCCCACAAACAGAAGTAACACAATATTTTGCAACAAAATATTTTCCTAAGCTGGCATTACAATAAGCGTGACCACAAGTTCAAAAGAAACTGAATAACAGCTGGTGTCTGCGATATCGGGCACTGGAGGTGTCGGATGAACAAGTTGGCCCCGGACAATGGGTAGGACTCTTTCTCAGACCAACTTATGAAGCTGCCGTAATGTAATACGGTACGCGAAATGTGCCCTACTTTATATCGACGTCTTCTTTTTCCCGTTGCCTCAATTTGTTTCGTTGTGTCAGACTCGTACACTAATACGTATACTGTAGCTTACTTCATCGATTAGCATGTGTTTCTCAGGTTACGGGTGATATGGAACTCGGTGCTTCTCAAGATTTATATGGGTAATGATAATTGCGTCTGAAAGGTTTGCAGTAGTCAGATAGAAACTGAAGCTATCAGTAGCATATATATAGACCGTcgatattttttaattatgcaACATTACGTATTATTTAATAGGCATATTTCTGTATTTGTTCTCCCAGTACCCCACTCTAGGGACACTCACGGACAACGTCAACCCTTTTAAAGCATCATATGATAACTGCAGTTCGATGGATGTTCAGAGCAAGTGTTGCAAGTATGAGAGAATTTTGGAATAccataaataacacattttcatttacggttttaaaattaattgtaAGTGAAAGGTACACCTATTAGGTTTTGACTCTGCCACGATGCAGGTGTGGCTGCCAACCTTCCCGTCCAGAACATTCCCCTAGAGAGTCTGTGATTATTCTGAAATACCCTGGAGGACTGCAGAAGCAACAAAGCTACATTGATAGATCCTAACCcttttatttacatattattCTGTAACTTCATCCCCAAAGAGGAGGCATGGATTAGCAATTAAGGTATTACCCCTCTCCAACGTTCAAGAACACCAACCAGAAATGTCTGTTATTTATACACCaacatttttgctgttttttttttttactttgattCTCATGCATTTTTGATAACTTTTAGAGCTTCTTACTTGCCGACCATCTCCGTATCTCTGTAGAGTTGGGCCTTAGTACTAGGATAGGAGACTTCTAAGACAGAAAAGAATTGCTGACGAAACTGGCCAGTAGAAGGCAGTGTTCCCTGCAGACCAAACACCAACACAGCAGCAGACCGAAGGGGGTTCCTGTGATGCTGACTGACCGCGGTTATTAAAGTCACAGGGACATAAAGATACTAAATTTGAAAATCTAGATGTCCGTGTAGATTTCATTTGACTATTTTAATTTCATTGATCTTACATTTACTGCAGTACCAAAGTGCACAGACACTACACATAGTGCAAAAAGTGGATATAATCCTGAAAAAAGAATAGTATGGAATATTAATGAAATAACACATTAACATATtattcagtaaaaataaaaaaacagcaccAGACTTTATTGCAAGAAAATGGATACTTTCTAATGTGTTATGTCTGGGGGTTGGGGTTTGGGTGGGAGTGTCATGTTTGGAGCAGACGTTGCAGTGTCTGACGGCAGGAAATAAGAACGATTCCCTGTAGCGTTTTTAGCACACAATGGTGGAATGAGCTGGTGGCTAAACGTGCTCCATgatagcgccccctgcagcgcATGTGCAGAGTTGTTCATAATATCCATTTTGCCAACATCCCTTTCTCTGCTATTGTGCTTTGCATCACTGTCTTGTATTTATTGGATTTGTTGAATCTTTGTGTGAAACATCATCAGTAAGTTGACATGATAGGTGGGGTCAATACAGCTGGAGTCCAACTTGCCTGAGGTCAGGGGAATTTGGAGGTCAAGTCACATGATGACAACAGAAACCATGAGTCagcagaccaggccaccttcttccattgctccatggtccagttctgatgctcacatgcccattgtagGCGCCTTTGGGGGTGGACAGGGCTCAGCGTGGGGACAACACTCTGACCGGTCTGTGGCTACACAGCAAGCTGTGATGCGCTGTGTGTCCTGActatcatagccagcattaactaTTTCAGCAACTTGTGCTACAGTAGTTCTCCTGTGGGATCGGACCAGATGGGCTAGCCTGCACTCCCCCTGCTCACCAGTGAGCCCTAGGCACCCATGGTCCCGTCCATGACCCACATGACCAGTTAGTACCCACTGTtagtaggtactgaccactgcatactgggaacaccccacgagacctgccgttttgcaggtgctctgacccagtcatctagccatcacaatttggcccttgtcaaagtcgcCCAGATCCTTACATTTGCCTATTTTTTTCCTGCgtccaacacatcaacttcaaaaACTGACTGTTAACtagcctaatatataatggcatcTTTGACaggttattcacttcacctgtcactggttttaatgttatggctgattgatGTATATACAGCTACAGAAAAatttaagagaccacagcacaattttttatttcactcatttctcaatttattggtgtgtgtctgtgaatattatatatattttctgcaaactccagcctggttattctctgtttctcatcaacgaagggcttcttccttgctttatagTCCTACTTCTAGgatcctgatacaaactgtcctagcagtgcacttcacacctgcacttaatgtttcataTTCCTTTTGAAgatcacttgatgtcatccagCTATTTATGAGAGACTGTAGGATAAGTTAAccgtcatctctggcattacaATGTTGCTTCCACCTTTTtactggctggtttctggtcgttcccagtgtctcctgcttcaccttattcttatgtgctgctgtcttagaaattttgagcctggaagcagcctgctgctcagtgtagcctctgccagcagaaccaggattaaaccagggtttaacaatgcagatttgtttaaaaatatagagtggtctcttaattttttcccagGCTGTATGTTGAATGAACATTTTCCCCAAGGGAACAATAaagtatcatcatcatcatcatcatcatcatcatcatcatcatcatcatcattggcgtccctgaaaaaaaacaacaatccaGGAAAGGCTTACAAAGCCACTTTTAACTATGGCAGAACCGTCCTGTGGCACTAAGCTGCAAAATCAACCTGAAGAGACCTGAGAGGGAAGTAACAGACAGTGATCATAAGCTGACCAGCTGCCTGGGTTAGCTTAGGGAGAGACTGGTGTAAACACAGTGATGATGTCAAGGCTGTTAGGCAGGAACTGCATTGTCTCCATGGAGATATCACATGCATGCTCATTCAGGCCTAAGTCAGCgttttccaatccggtccttcTGAACCCACGGACatcccatgtttttgctccctcccagcactcCTGgtatggagcaaaaatgtgaactgtctggcagggagctgggagggagcaaaaacatggaccgactatAGGGTACA
This window harbors:
- the LOC111840069 gene encoding syntaxin-binding protein 3-like isoform X2 encodes the protein MSDLMSEGITIVEDLYKSREPVPEMKAIYFISPNEKCIDVLIDDFTPKPKYKSAYVYFTDYCPDPVFDKMKLHCAKFIRVCKELNLSFLPQESQAFTCDNPGTFQHIYNPHSQDKVRTLEAVADQIVALCAALEEYPGIRYKKDLKVDNAKKLAELVDSRLAQHYERESGNRQKKGKTPAQLLIVERGFDPVTPVLHELTYQAMAYDLIPLENDTYKFRNKDGLMKETQLDESDDLWVRLRHLHIAEVSEQIPKLLKEISANKKQTDEKMSISGLAQLMQRMPNHRKQLAQKATHLTLTEDCMNCFQKNVEKLCKVEQDLATGTDVDGQKIKDPMRTLLPVLLNPHCTQDKIRAVLLYVFSLNGTTEENLNKLLQHVNAEDAMEYILNWRELGVPIISSLSLFSTRKPSRRDRSNEEKYNLSRWTPVIKDVMEDVLENKLDAKEWPQQSETAAGWHSAAVVSARQKQKSSSQELLRARSRLIIFIIGGMSYSEMRCAYEVTQAFKSCEVIMGSSHILTPTGLLDDIKALSQPPTEEMAVLEVAE
- the LOC111840069 gene encoding syntaxin-binding protein 3-like isoform X1, which codes for MAAEANRGLQRVVWQRIQDSIITDCQKSEIWKVLILDHFTTKLLSSCCNMSDLMSEGITIVEDLYKSREPVPEMKAIYFISPNEKCIDVLIDDFTPKPKYKSAYVYFTDYCPDPVFDKMKLHCAKFIRVCKELNLSFLPQESQAFTCDNPGTFQHIYNPHSQDKVRTLEAVADQIVALCAALEEYPGIRYKKDLKVDNAKKLAELVDSRLAQHYERESGNRQKKGKTPAQLLIVERGFDPVTPVLHELTYQAMAYDLIPLENDTYKFRNKDGLMKETQLDESDDLWVRLRHLHIAEVSEQIPKLLKEISANKKQTDEKMSISGLAQLMQRMPNHRKQLAQKATHLTLTEDCMNCFQKNVEKLCKVEQDLATGTDVDGQKIKDPMRTLLPVLLNPHCTQDKIRAVLLYVFSLNGTTEENLNKLLQHVNAEDAMEYILNWRELGVPIISSLSLFSTRKPSRRDRSNEEKYNLSRWTPVIKDVMEDVLENKLDAKEWPQQSETAAGWHSAAVVSARQKQKSSSQELLRARSRLIIFIIGGMSYSEMRCAYEVTQAFKSCEVIMGSSHILTPTGLLDDIKALSQPPTEEMAVLEVAE